A window from Planococcus maritimus encodes these proteins:
- a CDS encoding Na+/H+ antiporter subunit A, producing the protein MSLVFLIFIPILAALFIPLLFKRLGQIHTGWFVLLVPAALFSYYATRLPSVMEGGTYVSEFSWIPSLDIAFVAYLDGLSLLFTLLITGIGALVVLYSIFYLDKHREQLHNFYVYLLIFMSAMLGVVQSDHLITLYLFWELTSISSFLLIAYWYTRDRSRFGALKSMMITVFGGLMMLGGFVLLSIMGGTYSIRELIAQAPELAQHDFFIWALVLVLLGAFTKSAQFPFYIWLPDAMEAPTPVSAYLHSATMVKAGIYLVARLTPVFALSEVWMWLVAGVGLFTMVWASFFALKQKDLKGILAFSTVSQLGLIMSLLGVAAAAYHVEDAAETYLKYAAFAAIFHLINHATFKGSLFMIAGIVDHETGTRDIRKLGGLMSLMPVSFTVALIGSLSMAGLPPFNGFLSKEMFLTAMLSLQEFEMFSMDVWWVLFPIVAWIGSVFTFIYSLYFVFHTFAGKHQPEELPKQAHEAPIGMLISPVFLAALVVLIFFIPNLIGDWLVKPAVAAIQPFLYDSPQNVDIHVAAWHGFNTELFMALGIFSIGGLMFWTLRKWQRLYDLYPDAVSLNRLYDEMMLLSGGGANRFSRIYMTGFIRSYLVYMFSFMTFIVLLTLFLTEAFQVDFSNLAPIGVYEIVILLAMVGATLTILGAKSRLTAIIALGAVGYSVALLFVIFRAPDLALTQLVIETISVALFLLAFYHLPQISRKEERMKFRFGNALVALGVGVTMTLVALSAHSQKALPSISEFYKETVYKEAGGGNIVNVILVDYRGFDTLFEIAVLGIAGIGIITMIRLRLTKKEGQHENK; encoded by the coding sequence TTGTCTCTTGTATTTCTAATTTTCATACCGATCCTTGCAGCGCTATTTATTCCGCTGCTATTTAAACGACTCGGCCAGATTCATACAGGCTGGTTCGTTTTGCTGGTTCCGGCAGCTCTGTTCTCATACTACGCCACTCGCCTTCCTTCAGTTATGGAAGGTGGCACTTATGTATCTGAATTTTCCTGGATCCCTTCCCTCGATATCGCCTTTGTTGCATATCTCGATGGGTTGAGTTTATTGTTCACTTTGCTGATTACTGGAATTGGCGCGCTTGTCGTACTTTACTCGATTTTCTATTTGGACAAGCACCGCGAACAATTACATAATTTCTATGTGTATCTCTTGATCTTCATGAGCGCCATGCTCGGCGTCGTGCAATCGGATCACTTGATAACACTGTACTTGTTCTGGGAATTGACTTCGATTTCCTCATTCCTATTGATCGCCTATTGGTATACGCGCGACCGTTCTCGTTTCGGCGCATTAAAGTCGATGATGATTACCGTCTTTGGCGGCTTGATGATGCTCGGTGGATTTGTTCTTCTCAGCATCATGGGCGGCACGTATTCCATCCGCGAATTGATCGCACAGGCACCTGAGCTTGCACAGCATGATTTCTTCATCTGGGCATTGGTTCTTGTGCTGCTCGGCGCATTTACGAAATCTGCACAATTTCCGTTCTATATCTGGCTGCCGGACGCGATGGAAGCACCGACGCCTGTCAGCGCCTATCTCCATTCGGCGACGATGGTTAAAGCGGGCATTTATTTGGTCGCTCGCTTGACCCCTGTCTTCGCTTTATCTGAAGTTTGGATGTGGCTCGTCGCTGGTGTTGGATTGTTCACGATGGTGTGGGCTTCATTCTTCGCCTTAAAGCAGAAAGACCTGAAAGGGATTTTGGCATTCTCGACTGTTTCCCAGCTCGGGCTAATCATGTCCTTGCTCGGTGTCGCTGCAGCGGCTTACCATGTCGAAGATGCGGCTGAAACCTACTTAAAATACGCAGCGTTCGCGGCGATTTTTCATTTAATCAACCACGCAACGTTCAAAGGCAGCCTGTTTATGATTGCAGGCATTGTCGACCATGAGACAGGAACACGCGACATCCGAAAACTCGGCGGTTTGATGAGTTTGATGCCAGTTAGTTTCACGGTCGCCTTGATCGGTTCTTTGTCCATGGCGGGTCTTCCCCCGTTCAACGGATTCCTCAGTAAAGAAATGTTCTTGACGGCGATGCTGTCGCTTCAGGAATTCGAGATGTTCTCGATGGACGTCTGGTGGGTGTTGTTCCCGATCGTCGCTTGGATTGGATCGGTCTTCACGTTCATCTATAGCTTGTATTTCGTATTCCATACATTTGCCGGCAAACATCAGCCGGAAGAATTGCCAAAACAAGCGCACGAAGCGCCAATCGGCATGCTCATTTCGCCAGTGTTCTTGGCCGCGCTTGTCGTCTTGATCTTCTTTATTCCGAACTTGATTGGCGATTGGCTCGTGAAGCCAGCCGTTGCGGCTATCCAGCCCTTCCTTTATGACTCGCCGCAAAACGTCGACATTCACGTTGCAGCTTGGCATGGATTCAATACAGAGTTGTTCATGGCACTCGGTATTTTCTCGATCGGCGGCTTGATGTTCTGGACCTTGCGCAAATGGCAGCGCCTTTACGACTTGTATCCGGACGCTGTGTCACTGAATCGTCTTTATGATGAAATGATGCTGCTTAGCGGCGGAGGGGCCAACCGCTTCTCCCGCATTTACATGACAGGATTTATCCGGTCCTATCTCGTTTATATGTTCAGCTTTATGACATTCATCGTTTTGCTGACACTGTTCTTGACCGAAGCGTTCCAAGTCGATTTTAGTAATTTAGCGCCAATTGGCGTCTACGAAATCGTCATCTTACTGGCGATGGTCGGTGCCACTTTGACAATTCTTGGTGCCAAGTCCCGGTTGACTGCGATTATCGCACTTGGGGCCGTCGGCTATTCTGTTGCCTTATTGTTTGTTATCTTCCGCGCACCTGACTTGGCGCTGACACAGCTTGTCATCGAAACCATCTCAGTCGCTTTGTTCTTGCTGGCGTTCTATCATTTGCCGCAAATCAGCCGCAAAGAAGAACGCATGAAATTCCGTTTCGGCAATGCACTTGTCGCACTTGGCGTCGGGGTCACGATGACCTTAGTTGCCTTGTCGGCACATTCACAAAAAGCTTTGCCATCGA
- a CDS encoding MFS transporter, which produces MDTQKRNFYIIMFTNFLVAGSTTMIMPFLSLYIESLGNFSDEYVQRWSGLVFGVTFVAALFMSPVWGRIADKYGFKPILIINGFGIATSIFLMGTADSVLGLFMIRLFMGVVTGFIPTSLAFVSSQTTKETAGKTLGTLQMGSVSGTLFGPVIGGLMADAFGFTYTFLITATIIGIAALFVVFGLKEIRKPKRKGAHVYARSTVIHGILHHRLLLNVMIITALIQIGNFSIQPLLSLYVAELTEGTAQVAFLAGVTFSATGVGNLLFARLWGRLGDSVGYEKILGLLLLLAFVFIIPQAFVTELWQLIVLRLFFGIAVGGMIPTTTALMRREAPIDIQGEVMGYNTSFRFLGNIVGPMFGGIVSGFIGISSVFIVTGTLFILAFVFLWYTKKQPDQDFEDVLLEQELKHS; this is translated from the coding sequence CTGGATACTCAGAAAAGAAATTTCTACATCATTATGTTCACCAATTTCCTAGTCGCTGGAAGCACCACAATGATCATGCCGTTTTTATCCTTGTATATCGAATCGCTCGGCAACTTTTCGGATGAATACGTGCAGCGCTGGTCGGGGCTGGTGTTCGGTGTGACCTTTGTTGCGGCATTGTTCATGTCGCCGGTATGGGGGCGCATTGCGGACAAATACGGTTTCAAGCCTATTTTAATAATTAACGGCTTCGGAATCGCTACTAGCATTTTCTTGATGGGGACAGCCGACTCCGTCTTAGGTTTGTTCATGATTAGGTTGTTTATGGGCGTCGTGACGGGATTCATCCCGACTTCGCTTGCATTTGTCAGTTCCCAGACAACAAAAGAAACAGCCGGTAAAACACTTGGCACGCTCCAGATGGGCAGTGTGTCAGGCACTTTGTTCGGGCCGGTCATCGGCGGTTTGATGGCAGATGCATTCGGCTTTACCTATACGTTTCTCATTACCGCTACGATCATCGGCATCGCTGCCTTGTTCGTTGTCTTCGGTCTAAAGGAAATCCGCAAACCGAAACGAAAAGGTGCGCACGTCTATGCACGCAGCACCGTCATCCATGGCATTTTGCATCACCGCTTGCTGCTCAATGTCATGATCATTACTGCGTTGATTCAAATCGGCAATTTCAGCATTCAGCCCTTATTGTCTTTATATGTCGCGGAATTGACGGAAGGCACGGCACAAGTCGCTTTTCTCGCAGGTGTCACCTTTAGTGCGACAGGCGTCGGCAATTTACTGTTCGCAAGGCTTTGGGGACGGCTTGGAGACTCAGTCGGCTATGAGAAAATTCTCGGCTTGCTATTGCTCCTTGCGTTTGTCTTCATCATCCCGCAAGCTTTTGTTACCGAATTGTGGCAGCTCATTGTTCTACGCTTGTTCTTCGGTATCGCAGTTGGCGGCATGATTCCGACCACCACCGCCTTGATGCGCCGAGAAGCGCCGATTGATATCCAAGGCGAAGTCATGGGGTATAATACGAGCTTCCGTTTTCTTGGCAATATCGTCGGGCCGATGTTCGGCGGAATCGTCAGTGGCTTTATCGGCATTTCTTCTGTCTTTATCGTGACAGGTACCTTATTCATCTTGGCTTTCGTCTTTTTATGGTATACGAAAAAACAACCTGACCAAGATTTTGAGGATGTGTTATTGGAGCAGGAATTGAAACATTCATAA
- a CDS encoding peptidylprolyl isomerase produces the protein MKKSIWSGLLLVCAVALAACGNSEEEPQGYPQLEKGITEETVVEMTTSEGTMRIRLFPEIAPKAVENFLGHAESGYYEGIIFHRVIEDFMLQTGDPTGTGGGGESIYGEPFEDEFSDRLFNFRGALSMANAGPGTNGSQFFIVQADGIEAGSASDYPEEITAAYEEMGGTPWLDGMHTVFGQVDEGMEVVDKIAAVEKGANDKPLEDIVIESIEIIE, from the coding sequence ATGAAAAAGAGTATATGGTCAGGACTACTTCTAGTCTGTGCAGTTGCGTTAGCGGCTTGCGGGAATTCTGAAGAAGAGCCACAAGGCTATCCGCAGCTTGAAAAAGGTATTACGGAAGAAACTGTAGTAGAGATGACGACATCGGAAGGCACGATGCGCATCCGCCTATTCCCAGAAATTGCACCGAAAGCGGTAGAGAATTTCCTTGGGCATGCCGAATCGGGGTATTATGAAGGCATCATTTTCCACCGTGTCATCGAGGACTTCATGTTGCAGACCGGTGACCCGACCGGCACAGGGGGCGGCGGCGAAAGCATTTACGGCGAGCCGTTTGAAGACGAATTCAGCGATCGGCTGTTCAATTTCCGCGGCGCCTTGTCAATGGCGAATGCCGGCCCTGGGACAAATGGCAGCCAGTTCTTTATCGTCCAGGCTGATGGAATTGAAGCAGGCAGCGCCTCTGATTATCCAGAGGAAATCACGGCCGCTTACGAAGAAATGGGCGGGACACCTTGGCTAGACGGGATGCATACCGTCTTTGGACAAGTTGACGAAGGCATGGAGGTCGTTGATAAAATTGCCGCTGTCGAAAAAGGAGCAAATGACAAACCACTTGAAGACATCGTCATCGAATCAATCGAGATCATCGAATAA
- a CDS encoding MalY/PatB family protein, with amino-acid sequence MNLFEQVHERKKTRSVKWGRMESVYGIEDASDILPMWVADMDFPAPPPVTAALRERLEHPIFGYSYICEECKTAASDWFKKRHGLTLETDWMLFHQGVIPAMASIIDVFTEIGDSVLVTPPVYPPFFSIPKNLGREVLYSELIEQGGDYSIDWADFEAKLQQSRLFILCNPHNPGGKLWTAEDLQHIIELCARHEVLILSDEIHSDLIHTGETHLPLLSLAGNERNRVFTCIAPTKTFNLAGIQAAMIVTPDPDKRSRLEQHMQAHGTGSLNAFAPVAWKAAYEQGEPWLNELLEVLAHHIDYAVNRLEREVPGLKIRKPQSTYLLWIDYRSLGLTEDEAMKRLLEQGKVALEPGSKYGEAGRGFLRMNIACPTKTLEDGISRIVRAFT; translated from the coding sequence TTGAATTTGTTCGAACAAGTGCATGAACGCAAAAAAACCCGTTCGGTAAAATGGGGGCGTATGGAGAGTGTTTATGGAATCGAAGATGCATCCGATATCTTGCCTATGTGGGTGGCGGATATGGACTTTCCGGCTCCCCCTCCAGTGACTGCCGCTTTGCGAGAGCGATTGGAACATCCGATTTTCGGTTACTCATATATATGCGAGGAGTGCAAGACGGCGGCTTCGGATTGGTTTAAAAAACGCCACGGGTTAACACTTGAAACCGACTGGATGCTGTTCCATCAGGGCGTCATCCCGGCCATGGCCAGTATCATCGATGTCTTTACAGAAATAGGCGATTCTGTATTAGTGACACCGCCTGTCTATCCGCCGTTTTTCTCCATCCCGAAAAACCTGGGGCGTGAAGTCTTGTATTCCGAACTCATCGAACAGGGCGGCGATTATTCGATCGACTGGGCTGATTTCGAAGCCAAGCTCCAACAATCTCGTTTGTTTATCTTATGCAACCCGCATAACCCTGGCGGCAAACTTTGGACTGCGGAAGATTTGCAGCACATCATCGAGTTATGTGCACGCCACGAAGTCTTGATTTTGTCGGATGAGATCCATAGCGACTTGATCCATACAGGCGAAACCCACCTGCCGCTCTTATCACTTGCTGGGAACGAACGGAATCGCGTCTTCACATGCATTGCCCCGACGAAGACCTTTAACTTAGCCGGTATTCAAGCCGCCATGATTGTCACTCCAGACCCAGACAAACGCAGCCGTTTAGAGCAACATATGCAAGCCCATGGCACCGGGTCTTTGAATGCGTTTGCGCCTGTGGCATGGAAAGCGGCGTATGAGCAAGGCGAACCGTGGCTGAATGAATTGCTAGAGGTATTAGCTCATCACATCGATTATGCGGTTAATCGGCTCGAACGGGAAGTGCCTGGTTTGAAAATCCGTAAGCCTCAGTCGACGTATTTATTATGGATTGATTATCGTTCACTTGGCCTCACGGAAGACGAAGCCATGAAGCGCCTGCTCGAACAAGGAAAAGTGGCGCTTGAGCCGGGATCGAAATACGGTGAAGCCGGGCGTGGTTTCTTGCGCATGAACATTGCCTGCCCTACAAAAACCCTAGAAGATGGCATCAGCCGGATCGTCCGCGCGTTCACTTGA
- a CDS encoding DUF1871 family protein, whose product MDKRALRIIEGWDPFSLKTIEYQAEAAQVINKLHDIDHPSDLGKAIQGIYESSFKLWIPLEKCVEVSYKLLAVKYEAKHII is encoded by the coding sequence ATGGATAAAAGAGCGCTAAGGATTATCGAGGGATGGGATCCTTTCTCGCTCAAGACAATCGAATACCAGGCAGAAGCGGCTCAAGTCATTAATAAGCTGCACGATATTGACCACCCGTCAGATTTAGGGAAGGCGATTCAAGGGATATACGAATCATCTTTTAAATTGTGGATTCCACTGGAAAAGTGCGTGGAAGTCTCATATAAGTTACTCGCTGTAAAATACGAAGCGAAGCACATTATTTAA
- a CDS encoding helix-turn-helix domain-containing protein, which produces MKKDLHTQLKMLREERNLSLDDLSLKTRIGTARLESYESGEEVPSVQTILVLSNALEVPASNLLDGLETTK; this is translated from the coding sequence TTGAAAAAAGATTTGCACACCCAATTGAAAATGCTGCGGGAAGAACGCAATTTGTCGCTCGATGACTTGTCCTTGAAGACACGTATCGGCACAGCACGCCTTGAATCCTATGAAAGTGGCGAAGAAGTACCATCCGTCCAAACGATCCTCGTGCTATCGAATGCACTCGAAGTACCTGCTTCCAACTTGCTAGATGGGCTGGAAACTACCAAATAA
- a CDS encoding sodium-dependent transporter translates to MKAREQWTSKIGFILAAAGSAIGLGAIWKFPYETGANGGSVFILLFILSTVLIGLPVLLAEFVIGRRGQADAVSGLKKQAPGKPWYLIGWSGFIFSFLILSFYSVVGGWVLSYLVRAITLQLSGLGDADFAELFGSIISSPLEVLIAQAAFMALTIWIVQGGIKGGIERASKIMMPALLVFFVILMIRSLTLDGAMEGVRFMFVPDWSFFNFETALVALGQAFFSLSVGVAGMITYASYLKKSENLTRSAVSVVTLNIVISIMAGLIIFPAVFALDYLPDQGPGLVFIILPAIFDQLFMGQFLIIIFFILLLFATLTSSISMLEITVSIAVKNKYDRRRRLAFIIGLAIFVVGIPSALSFGVMSEPVFFGYTFFDFVDILTSRIGLPLGALFTSLFAGYVLSNKDAHNELTQQQSWVEVWRVLVRYVAPAAIIVVFINGIINIFS, encoded by the coding sequence ATGAAAGCACGTGAACAATGGACATCCAAGATCGGTTTCATTCTCGCAGCAGCCGGCAGCGCTATCGGCCTCGGGGCGATCTGGAAGTTCCCATATGAAACCGGCGCAAACGGAGGCAGCGTTTTTATTTTGCTGTTCATCCTTAGCACCGTCTTGATCGGTTTGCCGGTCCTGCTTGCTGAATTTGTCATCGGGCGCCGCGGCCAAGCAGACGCCGTCAGCGGACTCAAAAAACAAGCACCCGGAAAGCCGTGGTATTTGATTGGCTGGTCCGGATTTATTTTTTCTTTCTTGATCCTTTCTTTCTACAGCGTCGTCGGAGGTTGGGTGCTATCGTATCTAGTCCGAGCCATCACTTTACAATTATCTGGGCTTGGCGATGCTGATTTCGCCGAGCTGTTCGGCAGCATCATCAGCAGTCCATTGGAAGTTCTGATTGCACAGGCAGCGTTCATGGCCTTAACCATTTGGATTGTCCAAGGCGGCATTAAAGGCGGCATCGAACGTGCCAGCAAAATCATGATGCCGGCATTGCTCGTATTCTTCGTTATCTTGATGATTCGTTCCTTGACACTCGACGGGGCGATGGAAGGCGTGCGGTTCATGTTCGTGCCTGACTGGTCGTTTTTCAATTTCGAAACGGCGCTAGTGGCACTCGGTCAAGCGTTCTTCTCTTTGAGTGTCGGTGTTGCCGGCATGATCACTTACGCTTCCTACTTGAAGAAATCCGAGAATTTGACGCGTTCGGCCGTCAGTGTCGTCACCTTGAATATCGTCATTTCCATCATGGCCGGTTTAATCATTTTCCCGGCCGTATTCGCACTTGATTATTTACCGGATCAGGGGCCCGGGCTCGTCTTTATTATTTTGCCGGCCATTTTCGACCAATTGTTCATGGGGCAATTCCTGATCATCATCTTCTTTATCCTGCTATTGTTCGCGACTTTGACCTCATCCATCTCGATGCTTGAGATCACTGTATCGATCGCCGTCAAAAACAAATACGATCGCCGCCGCCGTTTGGCATTCATTATCGGCTTGGCCATTTTCGTCGTCGGCATTCCGAGCGCATTGTCGTTCGGCGTCATGAGCGAACCTGTATTCTTCGGATATACCTTCTTCGACTTTGTCGACATCTTGACGAGCCGTATCGGTTTGCCGCTCGGCGCATTATTCACCTCCCTGTTTGCGGGATATGTTCTGAGCAATAAAGATGCGCACAACGAATTGACCCAGCAACAGTCGTGGGTGGAAGTATGGCGCGTGCTTGTGCGCTATGTAGCGCCAGCTGCCATTATCGTCGTATTCATCAATGGCATCATTAATATCTTTTCGTGA
- the yugI gene encoding S1 domain-containing post-transcriptional regulator GSP13 translates to MTNTYQTGDKVSGKVTGIQPYGAFVALDDQTQGLVHISEITHGYVKEVSEYLSVGQEVDVKVLDVDSKSKKISLSIRALQEQPPAAQKSEKPRQSLQSHVNESDSEGFNTLKDKMQEWIKRSGQ, encoded by the coding sequence ATGACAAACACGTATCAAACAGGAGATAAAGTCTCCGGCAAAGTAACAGGAATCCAGCCATACGGTGCATTCGTTGCACTTGACGACCAAACACAAGGACTTGTCCACATTTCAGAAATTACGCACGGTTATGTGAAAGAAGTCAGCGAATACTTGTCTGTTGGACAGGAAGTAGACGTAAAAGTATTGGACGTCGATAGCAAATCGAAAAAAATCAGCTTGTCGATCCGCGCGTTGCAAGAACAGCCGCCGGCAGCTCAAAAAAGTGAAAAGCCACGCCAATCACTTCAGTCTCACGTGAACGAAAGCGATTCTGAAGGCTTTAACACATTGAAAGATAAGATGCAGGAATGGATCAAACGTTCTGGCCAATAA
- a CDS encoding helix-turn-helix domain-containing protein — MLAGGGNVLLGKGDGPVRGNVTKAAQALGMSRQNLQYRLRKIKKNAQST; from the coding sequence ATACTTGCAGGAGGCGGAAATGTATTACTTGGAAAAGGCGATGGACCTGTTCGGGGCAATGTAACAAAAGCCGCCCAGGCACTCGGCATGAGCCGACAGAATCTTCAATACCGCCTGCGGAAAATCAAAAAAAACGCCCAATCGACGTAA